One region of uncultured Methanolobus sp. genomic DNA includes:
- a CDS encoding NosD domain-containing protein produces MKNASSGSTIIVHPGIYSENIEIKRSLSIISKSGSPNDTIIKAENPNYHIFHVNASNVTICGFTITGAFEEPEDYYFPDRGINVSIFNETSGKDEVVHSSDGQWGIVPKNWAGICVDGTDNNNITDNTILGNNRGILIKSSNNNLIENNTAINNDGAISIWYSSDFNSIINNKISFDEITMNKYGISLIESKHNEIHNNNLLNLDIILLQSDDNNVINNTINFGVWGIHLIESTSNNVYCNSISGTNNGIILRKDSNSNTLSDNAVFENSMGIRLESCSNNNTISENILKNDEEIYFSDCSDNNNIYKNKIDYSKYLTRPYVVIMISVSAVIIVYVFILLLRK; encoded by the coding sequence ATTAAAAACGCAAGTTCCGGGAGTACAATAATAGTTCATCCGGGAATCTACTCAGAGAACATAGAAATTAAGAGATCACTATCCATAATCTCAAAATCCGGCAGTCCCAATGATACAATAATAAAAGCTGAAAATCCTAACTATCATATATTTCATGTAAATGCAAGCAATGTTACTATCTGCGGTTTCACTATCACAGGTGCTTTTGAAGAGCCGGAAGATTATTATTTTCCGGATAGAGGCATTAATGTCAGTATCTTCAACGAAACATCGGGCAAGGATGAAGTTGTTCATTCATCAGACGGACAATGGGGAATTGTACCTAAAAACTGGGCAGGGATCTGTGTTGATGGAACTGATAACAATAATATCACTGACAATACTATTTTGGGAAACAATCGAGGCATCCTAATTAAATCATCAAATAACAATTTAATAGAGAATAATACCGCAATCAATAATGACGGTGCAATTTCGATCTGGTACTCCAGTGATTTTAATTCCATCATAAATAACAAAATTAGCTTCGATGAGATTACTATGAACAAATATGGAATTAGTTTGATAGAATCAAAGCACAATGAAATTCATAATAATAATTTATTAAACCTTGATATAATATTGCTTCAATCAGATGATAACAACGTTATTAATAATACAATTAATTTTGGAGTATGGGGAATACATCTCATCGAATCTACCAGTAATAATGTTTACTGTAATTCCATATCTGGAACCAACAACGGCATAATTTTACGAAAAGATTCCAATTCCAATACCTTGAGTGATAATGCTGTATTTGAAAATTCAATGGGTATCAGACTTGAATCATGCAGCAATAACAATACAATTTCAGAAAACATTTTAAAAAATGATGAGGAAATCTATTTTTCAGATTGCAGTGACAACAATAATATTTACAAAAATAAGATTGACTACAGCAAATATCTTACCCGGCCATATGTGGTCATCATGATATCCGTATCTGCGGTTATCATAGTCTATGTATTCATTTTACTGCTTCGAAAATAA
- a CDS encoding DUF2119 domain-containing protein — protein MSKNKVEIKINMSYRILGEGKPVRLFVAGLHGEEWKDTTDILENIEPPQTGTLAVIPLVNRGNYVSTLADGYFTEIGTSIIEAVEELEPEVYIEIHSYSAENLEKLTGAERLQRIGVPAFSRLDHDVLLGSVAPYIRRKYFPQDALCLTFEIQKENPASKEYAAKIINRMKEFTSRDEFLECMLEKYPKQAKKAIDDYKKFYGLSDDEL, from the coding sequence ATGTCCAAAAATAAAGTTGAGATCAAGATCAATATGTCATACAGGATACTTGGAGAAGGAAAACCAGTCAGGTTGTTTGTGGCAGGTCTGCACGGCGAGGAATGGAAGGATACCACAGATATACTTGAAAACATTGAGCCTCCGCAGACCGGAACTCTTGCAGTTATTCCTCTTGTGAACAGGGGAAATTATGTTTCAACACTTGCTGATGGCTATTTTACAGAGATCGGAACCTCTATTATTGAAGCTGTGGAAGAATTAGAACCTGAAGTCTATATTGAGATTCACTCTTATTCAGCTGAAAACCTTGAAAAGCTGACAGGCGCAGAAAGACTGCAACGTATCGGTGTTCCGGCATTCAGCAGACTTGACCATGATGTGCTTCTTGGTTCAGTGGCACCATACATTCGCAGGAAATATTTCCCACAGGACGCGCTTTGCCTCACTTTTGAGATCCAGAAAGAGAACCCTGCCTCAAAGGAATATGCAGCAAAGATCATCAACAGGATGAAGGAATTCACTTCAAGAGATGAGTTCCTTGAATGTATGCTTGAGAAGTATCCAAAACAGGCAAAAAAAGCAATTGACGATTATAAGAAGTTCTATGGTCTTTCAGATGATGAGCTTTGA
- a CDS encoding SAM-dependent methyltransferase, which yields MRLDAYLVETEFFKSRGRAKTAILNGSVRVDGTVIKKPSKDISADSEIDVAEGLDMPRGYFKLKRIQDATGVISPGDDVLDLGSSAGGFLMMASEIASSVKGVEFSRDFDTELGKVVSEKTNVSVIFGDVFQIPLEEMSPEPVDVILSDMTLEPMDSLAALERVLPLLKENGKLLQVIKMGKEKNSKPIIAKVESLGVKILDVLDSDRQEIYIIAQKTGNSGSSMEN from the coding sequence ATGAGACTGGACGCATACCTTGTTGAAACAGAATTCTTTAAGTCGCGAGGACGAGCCAAGACAGCCATACTCAATGGAAGTGTCAGGGTTGATGGCACAGTCATCAAAAAGCCCTCAAAAGATATCAGTGCAGATTCTGAGATTGATGTTGCTGAGGGACTTGATATGCCTCGAGGTTACTTCAAACTCAAAAGAATACAGGATGCAACAGGTGTGATATCTCCCGGGGATGATGTACTTGACCTAGGTTCCAGTGCAGGTGGTTTTCTTATGATGGCATCTGAGATTGCTTCGTCAGTTAAAGGTGTGGAGTTCAGCCGGGATTTTGATACTGAACTCGGAAAAGTGGTCAGTGAAAAGACGAATGTCTCTGTCATTTTTGGTGATGTATTCCAGATTCCTCTTGAAGAAATGTCACCGGAGCCTGTGGATGTTATTCTCAGTGACATGACACTGGAACCAATGGACTCACTGGCAGCTCTTGAAAGAGTATTGCCATTACTAAAGGAAAATGGAAAATTGCTTCAAGTCATCAAAATGGGAAAAGAAAAGAACAGTAAGCCCATAATTGCTAAAGTCGAATCACTTGGCGTAAAGATACTTGATGTTCTGGATTCGGACAGGCAGGAGATATACATAATCGCACAGAAAACCGGAAACTCCGGAAGTTCAATGGAAAATTGA
- a CDS encoding bile acid:sodium symporter family protein yields the protein MIRKFTSLFPVWAILLSVVAFIYPSVFSPYKSAITPLLGVVMFGMGITLSANDFLLVLKRPKVIVLGTALQYILMPLIAFILSYLLNLPLEIMAGMVLLGACPGGTASNVICYLAKGDVALSITLTSVSTLLAFILTPALTWLYIGQAIPVEVGSMMLSIVKIVLVPVALGITLNAFFGKHIERFRHAFPALSVATIVFIIAIIIALNKDSILVAGKLVIVAVILHNGFGLASGYLLSKKLGFDEKDARTIAIEVGMQNSGLSVALAVKYFSVLAALPGALFSIWHNISGSFLAYRFSK from the coding sequence ATGATAAGGAAATTCACCTCCCTCTTCCCGGTATGGGCTATTCTGCTTTCAGTTGTGGCTTTTATCTATCCTTCCGTCTTCTCCCCATACAAAAGTGCCATCACACCTCTTCTGGGAGTCGTGATGTTTGGCATGGGAATCACACTTTCTGCAAATGATTTCCTGCTGGTGCTCAAAAGACCAAAGGTCATTGTTCTTGGGACCGCATTGCAATATATCCTGATGCCGCTTATCGCATTTATCCTGTCATACTTACTGAATCTCCCTCTTGAGATCATGGCCGGAATGGTGCTTCTGGGGGCCTGCCCCGGAGGAACTGCATCAAATGTGATATGTTACCTTGCAAAAGGAGATGTGGCCCTCTCCATCACACTTACATCGGTTTCTACATTGCTGGCATTCATCCTGACACCTGCACTCACATGGCTTTACATAGGTCAGGCAATCCCTGTTGAAGTTGGCAGCATGATGCTGAGTATCGTAAAAATAGTACTTGTGCCTGTGGCACTTGGAATTACCCTGAACGCATTCTTCGGCAAACATATCGAACGTTTCAGGCATGCTTTTCCTGCATTATCCGTAGCTACGATTGTGTTCATAATTGCAATAATAATCGCCCTGAACAAAGACAGCATCCTCGTTGCCGGAAAACTGGTGATAGTTGCTGTCATTCTGCATAATGGCTTCGGACTTGCCAGCGGATATCTGCTTTCAAAGAAACTTGGTTTTGATGAGAAAGATGCAAGGACTATTGCAATAGAAGTAGGAATGCAGAATTCCGGGCTGAGTGTTGCACTTGCTGTGAAGTATTTTTCTGTACTGGCGGCTCTTCCGGGTGCATTGTTTAGTATATGGCATAATATTTCAGGGTCGTTTTTGGCTTATAGGTTTAGTAAGTAA
- a CDS encoding IS1 family transposase (programmed frameshift), with protein MNCPRCKSSDSTKNGIVGGRQRYRCSGCGYNYTVEKKSTAYPESVKKQALQLYLEGLGFRSIGRFLNVSHVTVQNWIKQFGSELEELKSQKEISVVELDEMHTYIRNKKYCWIWIAVDRDGKKFIDCSFGSRGTETGEKLWDKLKEKEIGEVMTDHWRAYAEFLPKEIHTQSKAETYTVEGYNSIFRHFLARLRRKSKCYTKSIEMLKYSIILLMKYRNNELSIFN; from the exons ATGAATTGCCCAAGATGTAAAAGTTCCGATTCCACAAAGAATGGCATAGTTGGTGGACGTCAGCGTTACAGGTGCTCCGGGTGTGGATATAATTATACTGTCGAAAAGAAATCAACAGCATACCCTGAGTCTGTGAAAAAACAAGCTTTACAATTATACCTTGAAGGACTAGGATTTCGTTCAATTGGACGTTTTCTAAATGTTAGCCATGTTACCGTGCAAAACTGGATCAAGCAATTTGGCAGTGAATTAGAGGAACTAAAAAGTCAAAAAGAGATCTCTGTCGTAGAATTAGATGAGATGCACACATACATCAGGAATAAAAAA TACTGCTGGATCTGGATTGCTGTTGATAGAGATGGGAAAAAATTCATCGACTGCTCTTTTGGTAGTAGGGGAACAGAAACAGGCGAAAAACTCTGGGATAAGTTAAAGGAAAAAGAGATTGGAGAAGTGATGACTGATCACTGGAGAGCATATGCAGAGTTCCTTCCGAAGGAGATTCATACTCAATCAAAAGCAGAAACTTATACTGTTGAAGGGTACAACAGTATATTCAGGCATTTTCTGGCAAGGTTAAGAAGGAAGTCAAAGTGCTATACCAAGAGCATTGAAATGCTAAAGTATTCAATCATTCTTTTAATGAAATACAGGAATAACGAGTTATCTATATTTAATTAA
- a CDS encoding S-layer protein domain-containing protein: MKVLKNVSIMTIMVLSLFILIQNPANAAVLTVSPEGANYSSIQDAINDANTGDTILVYPGTYHENVNVGKQLNIMSTDGAEATHVIAASADNHVFNVTADGVMIDGFYVSGFAGYSKAGIYLAGIYLDSSNSTVTNVNAVNNTWGIYLDSCRNNTLTNNNVANNSYDGIIPYYSSNITLTNNIAANNKFGIRIYHSTNNTLTGNTATNNSYWGIILVDSNDNTLVNNTAKDNSDGIELSSSSGNILVNNRAVDNSEDGIYLFYTSNNNMVKGNIASNNANNGIRLYSSFYNKIVDNSVSNNGEYGIYLYLSLGNQIYNNFFNNAANVRIYEPLYPTNNVWNVNKTADTNIVGGPYLGGNYWARPDGKGFSQRHANNDGDGICEYPFVLSYSMGEYNKDYLPLASWSTGDVVPVASFSANVTSGSNPLSVAFTDISTNADAYEWDFGDGSISTDKNPIHVFTNVGTYSVSLTVFNESKFDIAIQTITVNEPVSNLPVASFTTDVVEGTVPLTVEFTDTSANSPTVWCWDFDNDGIADSTEQNPVYTFTSIGSHDVTLRVTNSDGEDDSDVTTITVYPQTYYTGNRIWDENTGQSTTYTWDARSFSGFPYDLDSGLSSEIMTIHNINRSLGEGNIVYQTRPIETDFEHSDWGSYQLISFMAETYFAGYTDDTYIDEIDRVSVLSCCDLCKVIMDENETRFVYAGSSLELEDGYSLDIIEIDKNGECTLVNLSKDNVNLDTDIVSNDSDYVYKVDLGDADDVTIVAVHFDKTFTDNGSKGVIIGGVFQISDNYLGIEAGDVFGNMEITSINSDLIEMENEDTILLSKGSTVNLMEDINILVADNNDLRFSPFVNVAENKIYELRGTIAEGSELLTWTPLNFEGFYYDFDKGIQTEILELTSISGRNIDDGELVYTTIPVSVEFEHSEWGEFEVIGFMIEKYFAGYTDNTDIDGLDEVSMLASGNLSKILIDDDEKKSVNVSSSLELEEGYSLNIVEVDENGDSVLVTLEKDGDELDENIVSSDDDYVYEIEMGTEEVAVIAVHFNETFANNGTNGVFIEGLFQISDQFVTFTDGDCFENMEITSYSDDSVVMKNEESISLSKGAVINITGNIKFRVADSSTLRYYPFFVEGTSSENNDTSATEEDEVSDTESPAKISSSSSGSGGGGGGTTGEKFENIAYKDVLSEFVSKGSLTSYEFDNELNAIEYINFEASRNWGKIFSTIEMLKGRSALVDENAPDIVYCNVNLWVGKSGFSSSDNIGNPVVGFKVEKEWIEDNEISEASLRLCRYSDDEWSYLDTQKIGEDDKYVHFEASTPGFSPFAIVGNSSEKVAVEEELKTTKSTIGDTSNEDKVPTEQISSPTNWIAIGSLSILLIGGIVGYSIFRKRI, from the coding sequence ATGAAAGTTTTAAAAAACGTTTCAATTATGACTATTATGGTGTTGTCTCTTTTTATTCTTATACAAAATCCTGCAAATGCAGCAGTTTTAACTGTAAGTCCAGAAGGTGCAAATTATTCCTCTATACAGGATGCAATCAATGACGCAAATACCGGGGATACAATCCTCGTTTATCCGGGCACGTATCATGAGAACGTGAATGTGGGAAAGCAACTGAACATCATGTCAACAGATGGAGCCGAGGCTACGCATGTTATTGCTGCATCTGCAGATAATCATGTTTTTAATGTCACTGCCGATGGAGTGATGATAGATGGCTTTTATGTAAGTGGATTTGCGGGATACTCCAAAGCAGGAATCTATTTGGCAGGAATCTATTTGGATTCCTCCAACAGTACGGTGACAAATGTCAATGCAGTAAACAATACATGGGGCATCTATCTGGATTCTTGCAGAAACAACACACTGACAAATAACAATGTAGCAAACAATAGTTACGACGGTATAATTCCGTACTATTCCAGCAACATCACACTCACTAACAACATAGCAGCAAACAACAAGTTTGGTATACGTATCTATCATTCTACTAATAACACACTAACAGGCAACACTGCAACAAACAATAGTTATTGGGGTATAATTCTAGTTGACTCCAACGATAACACACTTGTGAACAATACAGCAAAAGACAATTCTGATGGTATCGAGCTAAGTTCTTCCAGTGGCAACATACTTGTGAATAACAGAGCAGTAGACAATTCAGAAGACGGTATATACCTGTTTTATACCAGTAATAACAACATGGTGAAAGGAAATATCGCTTCCAACAATGCAAACAATGGAATAAGGTTGTATAGTTCCTTTTATAATAAGATAGTGGACAACTCAGTATCAAACAACGGTGAGTACGGTATCTATCTTTATTTATCCCTCGGCAATCAAATATATAACAATTTTTTCAACAACGCCGCAAACGTCAGGATTTATGAACCTTTATACCCTACTAACAATGTCTGGAACGTTAATAAAACCGCAGATACTAATATCGTAGGTGGTCCTTATCTTGGAGGAAACTATTGGGCAAGGCCGGATGGTAAGGGATTCAGCCAGAGACATGCAAATAATGATGGGGATGGAATCTGTGAATATCCTTTCGTTCTGAGCTATAGTATGGGTGAATACAACAAGGATTATCTTCCGCTTGCATCGTGGAGTACTGGTGATGTGGTGCCTGTAGCTTCATTCAGTGCAAATGTTACTTCCGGTTCCAATCCTTTGTCTGTAGCTTTCACTGACATCTCTACCAATGCTGATGCATATGAATGGGATTTTGGGGATGGATCCATTTCAACTGATAAGAACCCAATTCATGTTTTTACCAATGTTGGTACCTACAGTGTTTCCTTAACAGTATTTAATGAAAGTAAATTCGATATTGCTATTCAGACCATAACAGTTAATGAACCAGTATCAAATCTTCCAGTTGCTTCATTCACTACAGATGTCGTAGAAGGCACTGTTCCTCTCACTGTTGAATTTACTGATACTTCAGCAAATAGTCCTACAGTATGGTGCTGGGATTTTGACAACGACGGTATCGCTGATTCAACTGAGCAAAACCCAGTATACACATTTACTTCAATCGGTTCCCATGATGTAACTCTTAGAGTGACAAATAGTGATGGAGAAGATGATTCTGATGTCACAACCATCACAGTTTATCCACAGACCTATTACACTGGTAACAGAATTTGGGATGAAAACACTGGACAATCTACAACCTACACTTGGGATGCAAGAAGTTTTTCTGGCTTTCCCTATGATCTTGACTCTGGACTCAGTTCCGAAATCATGACTATTCACAATATAAACCGTTCTCTTGGAGAGGGGAATATTGTTTACCAAACTAGACCTATAGAAACTGATTTTGAACATAGTGACTGGGGATCATATCAATTAATCTCTTTCATGGCGGAAACGTACTTTGCAGGATACACTGATGATACATACATTGATGAGATTGATAGGGTAAGCGTGCTGTCTTGTTGTGATCTTTGTAAAGTAATCATGGATGAAAATGAAACGAGATTTGTTTATGCTGGTTCTTCTCTTGAACTTGAAGATGGTTACTCACTTGACATCATCGAAATAGACAAAAACGGAGAGTGTACACTTGTTAATCTTTCGAAAGATAATGTCAACTTAGACACTGATATAGTTTCAAATGATAGTGATTATGTATACAAGGTAGATCTTGGAGATGCAGATGATGTTACAATAGTTGCTGTTCATTTCGATAAAACGTTTACTGACAACGGATCCAAAGGTGTCATTATAGGCGGTGTCTTCCAAATATCAGATAACTACTTGGGTATTGAGGCTGGAGATGTATTTGGAAACATGGAGATAACTAGTATAAATTCTGACTTGATTGAAATGGAAAATGAGGATACTATTCTTTTAAGTAAAGGAAGTACAGTAAACTTGATGGAGGATATAAATATCCTGGTTGCTGACAACAATGACCTTAGGTTTAGTCCATTTGTAAATGTAGCTGAAAATAAGATATACGAATTGCGTGGTACAATTGCAGAAGGTTCTGAGCTTCTTACATGGACACCTCTAAACTTTGAAGGTTTTTATTATGATTTTGACAAGGGTATACAGACAGAAATCCTCGAATTGACATCCATCTCAGGAAGAAACATCGATGATGGTGAACTTGTTTACACAACTATTCCTGTATCTGTTGAGTTCGAACATTCCGAATGGGGAGAATTTGAAGTTATCGGCTTTATGATTGAGAAATACTTTGCAGGTTATACAGATAACACAGATATTGACGGTCTTGATGAAGTAAGTATGCTAGCATCAGGTAACTTATCAAAAATTCTAATCGATGATGACGAAAAGAAATCAGTAAATGTGTCTTCTTCCCTTGAACTTGAAGAAGGTTACTCACTTAATATCGTTGAAGTTGATGAGAATGGTGATAGTGTACTTGTGACTCTTGAGAAGGACGGAGATGAACTTGATGAAAACATTGTATCCTCAGATGATGATTATGTTTACGAGATAGAAATGGGTACTGAAGAAGTGGCTGTCATAGCAGTTCACTTCAATGAAACATTTGCTAATAATGGCACAAACGGTGTCTTCATTGAAGGTTTGTTCCAAATATCAGACCAGTTCGTAACATTTACAGATGGTGACTGTTTTGAAAATATGGAAATCACCAGTTACTCTGATGATTCAGTTGTTATGAAAAATGAAGAATCTATTTCACTATCAAAGGGTGCTGTAATTAACATAACTGGCAATATAAAGTTTAGAGTGGCTGATAGCAGCACACTCAGATATTATCCTTTTTTTGTAGAGGGAACTTCATCTGAAAATAATGATACATCCGCTACAGAAGAGGATGAGGTATCTGATACAGAATCACCTGCAAAAATTAGTAGTTCATCAAGTGGAAGCGGTGGTGGAGGCGGAGGCACAACCGGCGAAAAATTCGAAAATATCGCTTACAAAGACGTTCTCTCTGAATTTGTATCTAAAGGTAGTTTAACCTCATATGAATTTGATAATGAACTGAATGCTATCGAATACATAAATTTTGAGGCTTCTAGGAACTGGGGTAAGATATTCTCTACAATTGAGATGCTGAAAGGAAGGTCTGCACTTGTGGATGAGAATGCACCGGATATAGTTTACTGCAATGTCAATCTATGGGTTGGAAAATCTGGATTCTCGAGCTCAGATAACATTGGCAATCCGGTTGTTGGATTCAAAGTTGAGAAAGAATGGATAGAGGATAATGAGATCAGTGAGGCTTCTCTCAGGTTGTGCCGGTATTCTGATGATGAATGGAGTTATCTTGACACTCAGAAAATAGGTGAAGATGATAAATACGTTCACTTCGAGGCAAGTACTCCCGGATTTTCACCATTTGCAATTGTAGGTAATTCTTCAGAGAAAGTTGCAGTTGAAGAAGAACTAAAAACTACTAAATCTACAATAGGCGATACTTCTAATGAAGATAAAGTGCCTACAGAGCAGATTAGTAGCCCCACAAACTGGATAGCAATTGGATCATTGTCTATTTTGCTGATAGGGGGAATTGTGGGATATTCAATTTTCAGGAAACGAATTTAA
- a CDS encoding HAD family phosphatase translates to MLASNGDDLLKAVIFDMDGVLVDSMSDHAEAVQHIFDEIGVEMDKQDIFEREGERTVDIMRFLLQKGSGDASQFDVSDIVERYIAEFNRIAEFRVFEGMQECLSGLKDTFYLAVVSGSDRPIVQDIIQSEYPGIFRELVTADDVQRGKPEPDPYLKAIEMLGISSHEAIVIENAPMGVESAKKAGLCCVAVPTYLDANKFHQADMVIENHTRLLEFLNGLEPSYDCSQSELLKS, encoded by the coding sequence ATGCTTGCCTCAAATGGTGATGATTTGTTAAAGGCTGTAATATTCGATATGGATGGTGTGCTTGTGGATTCGATGTCAGATCATGCAGAAGCTGTCCAGCATATTTTTGACGAAATTGGCGTTGAAATGGATAAACAGGATATCTTCGAGAGAGAAGGTGAAAGAACCGTTGACATCATGAGGTTCCTTCTTCAGAAAGGAAGCGGAGATGCATCCCAGTTTGACGTATCGGATATCGTAGAGAGATACATTGCAGAATTTAACAGGATAGCAGAATTCAGGGTTTTTGAAGGGATGCAGGAATGCCTCAGCGGTCTTAAAGACACATTTTACCTTGCTGTTGTTTCAGGTTCAGACCGACCAATCGTTCAGGATATCATTCAATCTGAATATCCTGGGATATTCAGGGAACTGGTCACCGCAGATGATGTACAACGCGGGAAACCTGAACCAGATCCATATCTTAAAGCAATAGAAATGCTTGGAATTTCAAGCCATGAAGCAATTGTAATAGAAAATGCACCAATGGGAGTTGAATCTGCTAAAAAAGCAGGATTATGTTGTGTGGCAGTACCCACATATCTTGATGCTAATAAATTCCACCAAGCAGATATGGTTATTGAAAACCACACTCGTCTTTTAGAGTTCCTGAATGGTCTTGAACCGTCTTATGATTGTTCACAGTCAGAATTATTAAAATCGTAA
- a CDS encoding NADH:flavin oxidoreductase yields MLFEPIMLGNMEVPNRFVRSATHEWMAEPDGAPTDRIGDMYEELARGEVGLIITGYAYVNPNGKSDDLQQGIYDDKFIEPYRKIVSRVHEHGSKIVIQIVHGGRQTMMTADNPVILAPSAVTNKRNGTTPEEMTEEEVLQTIEDFANAARRAKEAGFDGVQLHVAHGFLLSNFISPYTNRRKDRWGGSTEKRTQIILDIIDRIHEMIGDEFTILVKLNATDGFPEGTKNTLDAPECVEIAKILAANGVCAIEVSGGIVEAGQQMFRTKINNADSEAYYKDYSRMIKEAVDVPVMVVGGIRSKAVMEQLLDEGYADMVSLCRPLICEPDLVSKIKNGETEVAKCVSCNLCSDESGIECNYDFNNSDCEQS; encoded by the coding sequence ATGTTGTTCGAACCTATTATGCTGGGGAATATGGAAGTTCCCAATCGTTTTGTACGTTCTGCTACCCATGAGTGGATGGCAGAGCCGGATGGTGCACCAACCGACAGGATTGGTGACATGTACGAAGAGCTTGCACGTGGAGAAGTCGGGCTCATAATCACAGGATATGCATACGTGAATCCCAACGGGAAAAGTGACGATCTCCAACAGGGAATCTATGATGATAAGTTCATAGAACCTTACAGGAAGATAGTCTCAAGGGTTCATGAACACGGAAGCAAGATCGTTATCCAGATAGTCCACGGTGGGAGGCAGACCATGATGACCGCCGACAATCCTGTGATACTGGCACCATCTGCTGTTACAAACAAGAGAAATGGTACTACTCCTGAGGAAATGACCGAGGAAGAAGTGCTTCAGACAATTGAGGACTTTGCCAACGCTGCAAGGAGGGCAAAGGAAGCAGGTTTTGATGGAGTTCAGTTACATGTGGCTCATGGTTTCCTGCTCAGCAATTTCATTTCCCCATACACAAACAGGCGTAAGGACAGATGGGGAGGTTCCACTGAGAAAAGGACACAGATCATTCTTGATATCATCGATAGGATACACGAGATGATAGGCGATGAGTTCACAATACTTGTCAAGCTCAATGCAACCGACGGTTTCCCGGAGGGTACGAAGAATACTCTTGATGCACCGGAATGCGTTGAAATAGCAAAGATACTTGCTGCAAACGGTGTCTGTGCAATAGAGGTCAGTGGTGGAATCGTTGAAGCTGGACAGCAGATGTTCAGAACAAAGATCAATAATGCAGATTCAGAAGCATATTACAAAGACTATTCCAGAATGATAAAGGAAGCAGTGGATGTTCCTGTAATGGTTGTAGGCGGTATACGTTCAAAGGCTGTCATGGAACAGCTACTTGATGAAGGATATGCCGATATGGTATCTCTTTGCAGACCTCTCATTTGTGAACCTGATCTTGTGAGCAAGATCAAAAATGGCGAGACAGAGGTCGCAAAATGTGTTTCATGCAATCTGTGTTCCGATGAGAGTGGTATAGAGTGCAATTACGATTTTAATAATTCTGACTGTGAACAATCATAA
- a CDS encoding cytochrome c biogenesis protein, with protein sequence MLIDMKKERILAIITVPVMLIAIGMIFFYVPRMRGNAGEILDSSFKIFYFHLPIAMVSYLAFTVVFIASIMHLKGNSSKWDIVAHSAAEVGVVFAFLVLVTGSIWAKASWGWYWIWEPRLTTSLALFLVYLAYLMLRQALEEPEKRARLAAVFGIVGFMSVPLSFLSIRLWRSAHPLMFGGSSYGSSGGGLEGTSLQLTLAVNMLAFALLSASMLVYRINNEALKEELEEMKYNYS encoded by the coding sequence ATGCTCATTGACATGAAAAAAGAAAGGATACTTGCAATAATTACGGTTCCTGTTATGCTAATTGCCATAGGGATGATATTTTTCTATGTGCCCCGGATGAGAGGTAATGCCGGTGAGATACTTGACAGCAGTTTTAAGATATTTTATTTCCATCTGCCAATAGCTATGGTATCATATCTTGCGTTCACTGTTGTTTTCATTGCCAGCATAATGCATCTAAAAGGAAACAGTAGCAAATGGGACATAGTTGCCCATTCTGCCGCAGAGGTAGGTGTGGTTTTTGCATTCCTCGTACTTGTAACAGGTTCAATCTGGGCAAAAGCATCATGGGGATGGTACTGGATATGGGAGCCGAGGCTCACAACCTCACTTGCACTTTTCCTTGTCTATCTTGCCTACCTGATGCTGCGTCAGGCACTTGAGGAACCTGAAAAGAGAGCACGCCTTGCGGCAGTTTTTGGAATTGTAGGCTTTATGTCAGTCCCACTGAGTTTCTTATCTATCAGGCTGTGGCGTTCAGCCCACCCGTTGATGTTCGGAGGCTCTTCATACGGAAGCAGTGGCGGTGGGCTGGAAGGAACATCACTTCAGTTGACACTTGCTGTTAACATGCTGGCCTTTGCTTTGCTGTCTGCATCAATGCTTGTTTACAGAATCAACAACGAGGCACTGAAGGAAGAGCTTGAGGAAATGAAGTACAATTATTCCTGA